A genomic segment from bacterium HR17 encodes:
- a CDS encoding D-tagatose 3-epimerase, with protein MKLAAQEGLVPGASLEEKLDKLAAWGYEGVEFWGSEWLLQNVGFVRSAVEKAGLQVSTICAGYRGSVLDPDPSVRRQAVEDIKARLTAAAELGAVGLIFVPIFGPPKLPDLSPYKTAVDLERELLLFYLDELGKHAEQVGAILLLEPLNRYETHFLRRVGQAVELCEQVGNPRIGVMADFFHMNIEEASIPDALRKGGKWLKHIHLADSNRLLPGWGHTDFRSGFAALKEIGFTGFMALECGVPDDPNETLPRCAQLLREWGA; from the coding sequence ATGAAGTTGGCGGCGCAAGAGGGTCTGGTGCCAGGCGCATCGCTGGAAGAGAAACTGGACAAGTTGGCGGCATGGGGTTACGAAGGCGTGGAGTTTTGGGGCAGCGAATGGCTGCTGCAAAATGTCGGGTTCGTGCGGTCGGCAGTGGAAAAAGCGGGGCTGCAAGTCAGCACGATTTGCGCGGGCTATCGCGGGTCAGTGCTTGACCCTGACCCGAGCGTGCGCCGTCAAGCCGTTGAGGACATCAAAGCCCGTTTGACCGCTGCAGCGGAGCTGGGCGCTGTGGGGTTAATTTTTGTGCCCATTTTCGGTCCGCCCAAGTTGCCCGACCTTTCGCCCTACAAAACTGCCGTTGACCTTGAGCGCGAATTGCTGCTGTTTTACTTGGACGAACTAGGCAAGCACGCCGAGCAAGTCGGCGCAATTTTGTTGCTGGAACCGCTCAACCGTTACGAGACGCACTTTTTGCGCCGTGTGGGGCAAGCGGTGGAACTGTGTGAGCAAGTGGGCAACCCCCGCATCGGAGTCATGGCGGACTTTTTCCACATGAACATTGAAGAAGCGTCTATCCCTGACGCCCTCCGCAAAGGCGGCAAATGGCTCAAGCACATCCACTTGGCGGACAGCAACCGTTTACTGCCTGGCTGGGGGCACACGGACTTTCGCAGCGGCTTTGCGGCACTCAAAGAAATCGGCTTCACGGGCTTCATGGCGCTGGAGTGCGGCGTGCCCGATGACCCCAATGAAACTTTGCCCCGATGCGCTCAACTGCTGCGCGAGTGGGGGGCATGA